A region of Rhodamnia argentea isolate NSW1041297 chromosome 9, ASM2092103v1, whole genome shotgun sequence DNA encodes the following proteins:
- the LOC115737051 gene encoding LOW QUALITY PROTEIN: UDP-glucuronate 4-epimerase 4 (The sequence of the model RefSeq protein was modified relative to this genomic sequence to represent the inferred CDS: deleted 1 base in 1 codon), with product MGIRGRVVDDSLLSGRVNNFSFTGEEIAHAYNHFYGLSITGLRFFTVYGPWGRTDVAYYFFTQHTLQRKRIEIFEGPQHSSVARDFTYIDDVVEGCLATLDTAEKSTGSGGTKEGSVQLRVFNLGNTSPVLVTKLVSILEKLLKVKAKKKLLPMPRNGDVKFKHANIRLARRELGYKPTTDFETGPKKFVKWYLEYHWGLKKYSS from the exons ATGGGCATCAGAGGACGCGTGGTGGATGATTCTCTACTCTCTGGAC gtgtcaacaacttcTCATTTACTGGTGAGGAAATTGCTCATGCTTACAATCACTTCTATGGCCTGTCGATCACTGGTTTGCGGTTCTTCACAGTCTATGGCCCGTGGGGTCGGACGGACGTGGCTTATTACTTTTTCACTCAACATACATTGCAAAGGAAGCGGATTGAGATCTTTGAAGGGCCTCAGCATAGTTCTGTAGCTAGGGACTTTACTTACATTGATGATGTTGTTGAGGGTTGTTTGGCGACTTTGGATACAGCAGAGAAGAGTACCGGAAGT GGGGGGACCAAGGAAGGTTCCGTGCAGTTGCGGGTTTTTAATTTGGGGAATACTTCGCCAGTGCTGGTGACGAAACTTGTGAGCATATTGGAGAAGCTTTTAAAggtgaaggccaagaagaagtTGTTGCCAATGCCTAGAAATGGGGATGTGAAGTTTAAACATGCGAATATACGTTTGGCTCGGAGGGAACTTGGCTATAAGCCTACCACGGATTTCGAAACCGGACCGAAGAAGTTTGTGAAGTGGTACCTCGAGTACCATTGGGGTTTGAAGAAGTATTCCTCGTGA
- the LOC115736944 gene encoding beta-adaptin-like protein C, with amino-acid sequence MSGHDSKYFSTTKKGEIPELKEELNSQYKDKRKDAVKKVIAAMTVGKDVSSLFTDVVNCMQTENLELKKLVYLYLINYAKSQPDLAILAVNTFVKDSQDPNPLIRALAVRTMGCIRVDKITEYLCDPLQRCLKDDDPYVRKTAAICVAKLYDINAELVEDRGFLESLKDLISDNNPMVVANAVAALAEIQENSSRPIFEITSHTLSKLLTALNECTEWGQVFILDALSKYKAADAREAENIVERVTPRLQHANCAVVLSAVKMILQQMELITSTDVVRNLCKKMAPPLVTLLSAEPEIQYVALRNINLIVQRRPTILAHEIKVFFCKYNDPIYVKMEKLEIMIKLASDRNIDQVLLEFKEYATEVDVDFVRKAVRAIGRCAIKLERAAERCISVLLELIKIKVNYVVQEAIIVIKDIFRRYPNTYESIIATLCESLDTLDEPEAKASMIWIIGEYAERIDNADELLESFLESFPEEPSQVQLQLLTATVKLFLKKPTEGPQQMIQVVLNNATIETDNPDLRDRAYIYWRLLSTDPEAAKDVVLAEKPVITDDSNQLDPSLLDELLANIATLSSVYHKPPDAFVTRVKTTVQRTEDDDYPDGSESGYAESSSHVADGVTSPQASSSSVPAAARQADPAPAPAPVPDLLGDLIGLDNSAIVPVDQPSEPAGPPLPVVLPASTGQGLQISAQLTRRDGQIFYSLLFENNSQVALDGFMIQFNKNSFGLAAAGPLQVPQLQPGASAGTLLPMVLFQNLSTGPPNSLLQVAVKNNQQPVWYFNDKIPLIAFFTEDGKMERTSFLETWRSLPDSNEVSKDFPGAVVSNVEMTLDRMAASNLFFIAKRKHANQDVFYFSAAIPRGVPFLIELTLVVGVPGVKCAIKTPSPEMAPLFFEALETILKI; translated from the exons atgagcggGCACGACTCCAAGTACTTCTCGACCACGAAGAAGGGTGAAATCCCCGAGCTCAAGGAGGAGCTGAATTCCCAGTACAAG GATAAGAGAAAAGATGCCGTGAAGAAAGTAATTGCTGCAATGACGGTGGGAAAGGATGTTTCTTCACTATTCACTGATGTTGTAAATTGTATGCAAACAGAAAACTTGGAGTTGAAAAAGCTCGTGTATCTGTATCTGATCAATTACGCGAAAAGTCAGCCTGACTTGGCAATACTTGCAGTAAATACATTCGTGAAG GATTCGCAGGACCCGAATCCCTTGATTCGTGCTTTGGCTGTACGGACTATGGGATGCATTCGAGTTGATAAAATAACTGAGTATCTCTGTGATCCCCTTCAGCGATGTCTTAAG GATGATGATCCATATGTTCGTAAAACAGCGGCAATATGTGTTGCCAAACTCTATGACATTAATGCTGAATTAGTGGAAGACCGTGGTTTTCTAGAATCCCTAAAGGATCTGATCTCTGACAACAATCCAATGGTTGTGGCGAATGCTGTTGCTGCTTTGGCTGAGATTCAAGAGAATAGTAGTAGACCCATTTTTGAGATCACCAGTCACACACTCTCGAAGCTTCTTACAGCTCTAAATGAATGCACTGA ATGGGGTCAAGTTTTCATATTAGATGCCCTCTCCAAGTACAAAGCTGCTGATGCTCGGGAAGCTGAGAATATAGTGGAGAGAGTCACTCCGAGATTACAGCATGCAAATTGTGCTGTTGTACTTTCAGCTGTTAAG ATGATCCTCCAACAAATGGAACTGATTACTAGTACGGACGTGGTTCGGAATCTGTGCAAAAAGATGGCACCTCCTCTTGTTACGTTACTCTCTGCAGAACCAGAGATACAGTATGTTGCATTAAGAAATATTAACCTTATTGTCCAAAGACGGCCTACTATTCTTGCCCATGAAATTAAG GTGTTTTTCTGCAAGTACAATGACCCGATATATGTGAAGATGGAGAAGTTAGAAATCATGATAAAGCTTGCTTCGGACAGAAATATTGACCAG GTTCTGCTGGAGTTCAAGGAGTATGCTACTGAAGTAGATGTTGATTTTGTTAGAAAGGCAGTGCGTGCTATTGGTCGCTGTGCGATCAAGTTGGAGAGAGCAGCAGAGCGATGCATCAGTGTTTTGCTGGAGCTGATTAAGATTAAAGTCAATTATGTGGTTCAAGAAGCTATTATAGTTATTAAAGACATATTCAGAAGATACCCTAACAC CTATGAGTCCATCATTGCTACCCTATGCGAGAGCTTAGACACACTCGATGAGCCAGAGGCCAAG GCGTCGATGATTTGGATTATTGGTGAATATGCAGAAAGAATTGACAATGCTGATGAACTGCTAGAGAGCTTTTTGGAGAGTTTTCCTGAAGAGCCTTCACAAGTCCAGTTGCAATTATTGACAGCGACTgtcaaattatttttgaagaagCCAACTGAAGGCCCGCAGCAAATGATCCAG GTTGTTCTGAATAATGCCACTATAGAGACGGATAATCCTGATCTACGTGATCGTGCGTACATTTACTGGCGACTTTTATCGACTGACCCTGAG GCAGCTAAAGATGTCGTGTTAGCTGAGAAACCAGTGATCACTGATGATTCCAACCAACTCGATCCTTCTCTGCTTGATGAACTTCTCGCAAACATTGCTACATTGTCCTCCGTGTATCACAAGCCTCCAGATGCTTTTGTTACCCGTGTCAAGACAACAGTCCAGAGAACAGAGGACGATGACTATCCTGATGGAAGTGAATCAGGATATGCTGAATCATCTTCCCATGTAGCTGATGGGGTTACGTCACCGCAGGCCAGTTCAAGCAGTGTTCCAGCTGCTGCAAGGCAAGCTGATCCTGCCCCAGCCCCAGCTCCAGTACCGGATTTACTTGGTGACTTGATAGGCCTGGATAACAGTGCCATTGTCCCGGTTGACCAGCCTTCTGAACCTGCAGG GCCTCCTCTCCCAGTAGTGTTGCCAGCTTCGACTGGTCAAGGTCTGCAAATTAGTGCCCAGCTGACACGGCGAGATGGTCAAATATTTTATAGTTTGTTGTTTGAGAACAACTCACAAGTTGCTCTGGATGGATTCATGATTCAGTTCAACAAGAATTCATTTGGTCTTGCAGCTGCTGGACCCTTGCAG GTTCCACAATTGCAACCAGGAGCATCGGCAGGGACTCTTCTGCCTATGGTTTTATTTCAGAACCTGTCCACTGGTCCTCCAAACTCGCTTTTGCAGGTGGCTGTGAAAAATAACCAACAGCCAGTGTGGTACTTTAATGATAAAATTCCATTGATAGCGTTTTTTACTGAAGATGGGAAAATGGAACGCACAAGTTTCCTCGAG ACATGGAGGTCCCTTCCCGATTCTAACGAGGTCTCGAAGGATTTCCCTGGTGCTGTGGTGAGCAATGTTGAAATGACTCTCGATCGAATGGCTGCCTCAAACTTATTCTTCATCGCAAAACGCAAGCATGCGAACCAGGATGTGTTCTACTTCTCCGCTGCGATACCACGGGGTGTCCCTTTCTTGATTGAGCTCACTCTGGTCGTTGGAGTACCAGGCGTCAAGTGTGCGATTAAAACGCCAAGTCCCGAGATGGCGCCTCTTTTCTTTGAAGCCCTGGAGACAATTCTGAAGATCTGA